GGGACGGGCTGGTCGCCTTCGGGATGCAGTGGCAGGGCGATCCGGCGCTGGGGATGCCGTTGATGGGGCTGCATCGGCGCGGCGAGGCGGCGGTTCTGGACCGGATGCCTGTTTACGAGGCCGTGGCGATGCGGGGCTATGTCGGCTCCATCGCCTTCGATGCAGAGCGCAGCCGCGTCGCGATCAGTTCTCCGCGTGGCGGGCGGGTGCAGGTCTTCGACGAGACCGGGCGGCATCTGCGGGCCATCGAGCGCGAGGATGTCTGCGGCATCGCCCCGGCGCCACGGGGCTTCTTTTTGTCCGACGGCCTCGGCGGCCTGATGCGGGCGGGCGAGGCGCTGCATCCGCTGGCCAAGCATCGGGGCCGCGCATGGGATCATCACCTGGTGCCGGTGATGACCTGACATGCCGGTTTCCGGGACCTATTCCCCGATCCCGACCGGATCGACCCGCCAGATATCGGCCATGTAACCCCTGATCGTCCGGTCAGATGAGAAATAGCCCGAGCGCGCGATATTCAGCGCCGCCATCCGGTCCCATTCCGCCGGATCGCGATAGGCGGCATCGACCCGCCGCTGCGCCGCGAAATAGGCGTCGAAATCCGAGGCGACCAGGAACGGATCGTCATTCCATGTCCGGTCCAGCAGCTCGAAATACGCATCGCCCTGCCCGCCCGAGAACCGACCCTCGGCCACCATCTGCAGGGCGGCGCGCAGATCCTCGCTGGCCTCGATGGCTGCGCGGGCATGGCCGGGGCGCGCGGCCTCGGCCCCGGCCTCTGCGGCGGTCAGGCCGAAGAGGAAGAAATTCCCGGCCCCCACATGTTCGCGGATCTCGACATTCGCGCCGTCCAGCGTGCCGATGGTCAGCGCGCCGTTCATGGTGAATTTCATGTTGCCGGTGCCCGAGGCCTCCTTGCCCGCGGTCGAGATCTGCTCGGACAGATCGGCGGCGGGGATCAGCTTTTCGGCCATCGAGACATTGTAGTTCGGCGGATAGGCGATCTGCAGGAATTTCCCGGTGACCGGATCGTTGTTGATGGTTGCAGCCACATCGTTGATCAGCCGGATCACCGTCTTGGCCAGCCAGTAACCCGGCGCGGCCTTGCCCCCGAATATCTTCACCCGCGGCACCCAATCCCCGTTCGGATCGTCATGGATACGCCGCCATAGCGCGATGGCCTCGAGGATATTCATCAACTGGCGCTTGTATTCATGGATGCGCTTGACCTGCACGTCGAAGATCGCCTCTGGATCGGGTTTCACGCCCAGATCGCCCAGCAGGTGATCCGCCAGCCACAGCTTGTTGCACCGCTTGGCCGCCCGCAAACCTTCGCGGAAAGCGGGATCTTCGGCAAAGGGTTCCAGCCCGCGAAGCTGGTCGAGATCGGCGGTCCAGCCGGTGCCGATGCTCTCGTCGATCAGCCGCACCAGCACCGGATTCGCCAGCCGCATCCAGCGGCGCGGCGTGACCCCGTTGGTCTGGTTCACGATCCGATCCGGATGCAGCTTGTGCAGATCGGCAAAGACCGTATCCCGCACCAGGTCGGTATGCAGCGCCGAGACCCCGTTCACCTTGCCCGCCATGATGAAGGCCAGCTCACCCATATGGACCTGGTCATGCCGGACGATCCCGACATGATCGGGGCGGCCCGTCGAGGCGCGGTGATCGGCGTCGATCATCTCGATGATCTGCATGTGACGCGGCAGCACCCGCCCCATCAGCCATGTCGACCATGTCTCGAGCGCCTCGGGCAGCAGGGTGTGGTTGGTATAGTTCAGCGTGCCCCGCGCCAGGTTGCGGGCCTTGTCAAAACCCAACCCATGTTCGTCCATCAGAAGCCGCATCAGTTCCGGCCCGGCAATGGCGGGATGGGTGTCGTTCAACTGGATCGCCAGTTTCTCGGGCAAGAGCCGCAGGTCGCCATGCTCGGACAGGAAACGCCGCAATATGTCCTGCAAGGCGGCGGCGGTCAGGAAATATTCCTGGCAAAGACGCAATTCCTTGCCGGCCTCGGTCGTGTCATCGGGATAGAGCACCCGCGAAAGGGTCCGCGCCAGAACCTCTGGCTCGGCGGCACCGATATGATCGCCCGCATTGAAGCGGTGCAGATCGAAAGGCACGGCCGGATGCGCGCCCCAGAGCCGCAGCGTATTGGCCCACCCACCGTTCCAACCGATCACCGGCAGGTCATGGGCCCGCGCGATGACGGTTTCGCCGGGATGCCAGACCGCGCGGCCATCCACCTCTTCGACATGACCCTTGAAGCCGATCCGGGAACTGTCATCGGCCCGCGGAAACTCCCACGGATTCGGGCGGTCCAGCCAATCCTCGGCGATCTCGACCTGCTGGCCAGAGTCGAAACGCTGGCGGAACAGCCCATGCTCATAGCGGATGCCATGACCCATGGCCGGGCATTGCAGCGAGGAAAGCGATTCCATGAAACAGGCCGCCAGCCGCCCCAGCCCGCCATTGCCGAGGGCGGCATCGGGTTCGTCTTCCAGCAATTCGCGCTTGTCGAGGCCCAGCATCGCCAGCGCTTCGTCCATCGCCCCGTCGAGGCGCAGGTTGATGATCGCATCTCCAAGCGTCCGCCCGATCAGAAATTCCATCGACAGGTAGTAGACCCGCTTCGCGCCCTGCTCTTGCGTGGCCCGTTGTGCCGCCATCAAGGGATCGGTCATCATTTCGCGCAGCAGATGGCTGATGGCCATGCGCCAGTCAGAGATCGAGGCGGTCTCGGGCGAGCGGCCTTGCCCGCGGGTCAGGTGATGAAGAATCCGGTCGTGAAGATCTTGGGCGGAAGGAAATTGGGTCAAAACCGGCCTCTTGAAAATGATCATCCATCGCGGCGCCGATAGCGCCACCAGCATGCGGAACCTGTTGCCAGCTTTCCCGGGCTTTGAAAAGCGCCCGGCCGGTTTTCCCCGTTCGGATCGCGCAAATGCGTCACAGGGGTGCTTGCGTCCCGCGATGGCCGGGGGCGCTTCGCCCCCCGGACCCCCAGAGGATATTTGCATGAAGAAGAAGGAGGAGGGCGGCGCGGTTCAGTATGTTTTTCGTACTGGATTTTGCGGGCTGGTTCCGACTTGTGAAGATAGCGCCTGTATTGCGCTGGAAAGTTAAGGGAATCTGCGCGCGACGCACGCTGCCTGTGTACAGGTTGTGTACATCCTGTGTACGCGTGCTGCATGCGTTGTGC
This region of Paracoccus saliphilus genomic DNA includes:
- a CDS encoding glycogen/starch/alpha-glucan phosphorylase, giving the protein MIIFKRPVLTQFPSAQDLHDRILHHLTRGQGRSPETASISDWRMAISHLLREMMTDPLMAAQRATQEQGAKRVYYLSMEFLIGRTLGDAIINLRLDGAMDEALAMLGLDKRELLEDEPDAALGNGGLGRLAACFMESLSSLQCPAMGHGIRYEHGLFRQRFDSGQQVEIAEDWLDRPNPWEFPRADDSSRIGFKGHVEEVDGRAVWHPGETVIARAHDLPVIGWNGGWANTLRLWGAHPAVPFDLHRFNAGDHIGAAEPEVLARTLSRVLYPDDTTEAGKELRLCQEYFLTAAALQDILRRFLSEHGDLRLLPEKLAIQLNDTHPAIAGPELMRLLMDEHGLGFDKARNLARGTLNYTNHTLLPEALETWSTWLMGRVLPRHMQIIEMIDADHRASTGRPDHVGIVRHDQVHMGELAFIMAGKVNGVSALHTDLVRDTVFADLHKLHPDRIVNQTNGVTPRRWMRLANPVLVRLIDESIGTGWTADLDQLRGLEPFAEDPAFREGLRAAKRCNKLWLADHLLGDLGVKPDPEAIFDVQVKRIHEYKRQLMNILEAIALWRRIHDDPNGDWVPRVKIFGGKAAPGYWLAKTVIRLINDVAATINNDPVTGKFLQIAYPPNYNVSMAEKLIPAADLSEQISTAGKEASGTGNMKFTMNGALTIGTLDGANVEIREHVGAGNFFLFGLTAAEAGAEAARPGHARAAIEASEDLRAALQMVAEGRFSGGQGDAYFELLDRTWNDDPFLVASDFDAYFAAQRRVDAAYRDPAEWDRMAALNIARSGYFSSDRTIRGYMADIWRVDPVGIGE